The Tumebacillus sp. BK434 genome includes a window with the following:
- the rplS gene encoding 50S ribosomal protein L19, which yields MNQELLKAITAEQIRQDIPQFKAGDTVRVHVKVKEGNRERIQVFEGVVIKRRGGGISETYTVRKMSYGVGVERTFPLHTPKVDKIEVTRRGRVRRAKLYYLRNLTGKAARIREIR from the coding sequence ATGAACCAAGAATTGCTCAAAGCAATCACTGCTGAACAGATCCGCCAGGACATTCCTCAATTCAAAGCGGGCGACACCGTTCGTGTCCACGTTAAAGTAAAAGAGGGTAACCGCGAGCGTATCCAGGTCTTCGAAGGCGTTGTCATCAAGCGCCGTGGCGGCGGTATCAGCGAGACGTACACCGTTCGTAAGATGTCTTACGGCGTTGGCGTTGAGCGTACGTTCCCGCTCCACACTCCGAAGGTTGATAAGATCGAAGTGACTCGTCGTGGCCGCGTACGTCGCGCGAAGCTGTACTACCTGCGCAACCTCACCGGTAAAGCAGCTCGTATCCGCGAAATCCGCTAA
- the lepB gene encoding signal peptidase I produces the protein MSEYNPQNETNQDTAGQEEKKKGWGKEAWEWGKSLLVAFLLALLIRQFAFAIFMVDGQSMVPTLEDKERLVVNKMVYYLHKPEHNDIVVFKYPADPSKDFIKRVIGVPGDKIEIRDYKVFRNGEELTEQYIAEPTATNNGVFTVPEGTIFVLGDNRNYSKDSRDPQVGYVPYDAVIGRAEFVWWPFDQFRDI, from the coding sequence ATGAGTGAATATAATCCTCAAAACGAAACGAACCAAGACACTGCGGGTCAGGAAGAAAAGAAAAAAGGTTGGGGAAAAGAAGCTTGGGAATGGGGCAAGTCCCTGCTGGTGGCGTTTTTGCTGGCGCTTCTGATTCGTCAATTTGCTTTTGCGATCTTTATGGTGGACGGTCAATCGATGGTGCCGACATTGGAAGACAAAGAACGTCTTGTCGTCAACAAAATGGTCTATTACTTACATAAACCGGAACATAACGACATTGTTGTTTTTAAATATCCGGCCGACCCATCGAAAGACTTCATTAAACGCGTCATCGGTGTGCCGGGCGATAAGATTGAGATTCGCGATTATAAAGTCTTCCGCAACGGGGAAGAGTTGACGGAGCAATACATTGCGGAACCGACCGCGACCAACAACGGCGTCTTTACGGTGCCGGAGGGCACGATTTTTGTCCTTGGTGACAACCGCAACTATTCGAAAGACAGCCGCGACCCGCAAGTCGGCTACGTGCCGTATGATGCGGTGATCGGGCGCGCCGAATTTGTCTGGTGGCCGTTTGACCAGTTCCGCGACATCTAG